In the Nothobranchius furzeri strain GRZ-AD chromosome 15, NfurGRZ-RIMD1, whole genome shotgun sequence genome, one interval contains:
- the LOC107396515 gene encoding myelin transcription factor 1 isoform X13, whose product MSVEGDDKRTRTRSKGMRAPIELAGQELSCPTPGCNGSGHISGRYSRHRSILGCPVARKRRLEEAEAEQGQETETERPASKRKSHPLKLALDEGFSADSDASSEAEGDAEKDGGREEETKKAGGEEEKDARGEEMVAEHLLQNGQMNGPGVEEEETNIPGEEDECLIVDSEAGAPAPAAEEHRPSSQSAKEVADSLLHLGQVSTGSTASAAVQQPVAMETKDVSVAAERDEEVKDKQEGGTSEGEEEEAPTVQVLEEASVLQKEAEQEQERHFATSNHVGEGFHLEPTKGEEEEEMVVSVQQTQETGEEDGEEEHRRRFLSIRGVPSAVRTITSTAAAQGTHVKTEEPGPPGDYNGTSPLDKYQSYKPGLLQNNKPSPPRSYGSHRASPLEDYFPLPQLHKASSSASPDIIEVRSDKTDRDFDELDEDDEQDDDDSMSQRSAVTDESEMFDMTRGNLGLLEQAIALKAEQVKSAGPRELLRAPDIHHQRYFTIEDGPKHLDIIRKTYFSKERPEKRENKCPTPGCDGTGHVTGLYPHHRSLSGCPHKDRIPPEILAMHENVLKCPTPGCTGQGHVNSNRNTHRSLSGCPIAAAEKLSKGHEKQHLSPPGGELLKGSPNDRVLRPMCFIKQLEVPQYGSYRPNMAPSTPRANLAKELEKYSKVSFDYASFDAQVFGKRTLAPKMTTSETSPKAFKTKPSFPKSPSPSLSLHGYGKSSVLAYDYSHDAEAAHMAATAILNLSTRCWEKPENLSIKPQIKEQDIEVDENGTLDLSMKKPIKREGSLSGTSPGVRSPDPSSSSSSSSLHHSGMTSPNLHAHKQEDWDGPLDFTKPSRQREEEVDEMEHTGLSYVSSDPEDCDLMQDSPEDRKYPGEVTTPNFKVKLQPKDSKKELLSCPTPGCDGSGHITGNYASHRSLSGCPLADKSLRSLMAAHTPELKCPTPGCDGSGHITGNYASHRSLSGCPRAKKSGIKTPTKDNQEDSELLNRCPLPGCDSLGHISGKYATHRSAYGCPLAARRQKEGLLNGTPFSWKAFKSEGPTCPTPGCDGSGHANGSFLTHRSLSGCPRALYAKKKAKFPSEDYLSTKFRATDVLDNDEDIKQLNKEINDLNESNNEMEADMVNLQTQISSMEKNLKNIEHENKMIEEQNEALFMELSGLSRALIRSLASIRLPHLQEPISEQNFERYVSTLTDMYTNKDCFKSPENRALLESINKAVKGIKV is encoded by the exons ATGAGTGTGGAGGGGGACGACAAGCGAACTCGCACGCGGTCAAAGGGAATGAGAG CTCCTATTGAGCTCGCAGGACAAGAGCTGAG cTGTCCCACCCCTGGATGCAATGGCTCCGGTCATATCAGTGGGAGATACTCACGACACAGAAG CATCCTGGGTTGCCCCGTAGCGAGGAAGCGCCGGCTGGAGGAAGCAGAGGCCGAGCAGGGGCAGGAAACGGAAACGGAGAGGCCCGCCTCCAAGAGAAAGTCCCACCCCCTGAAACTGGCCCTGGATGAGGGCTTCAGCGCTGACAGCGACGCCAGCAGCGAGGCGGAGGGCGACGCAGAGAAGGACGGAGGCAGGGAGGAGGAGACCAAGAAGGCAGGAggggaggaggagaaggatgCAAGGGGGGAGGAGATGGTGGCCGAGCACCTCCTGCAGAACGGGCAGATGAATGGAccaggggtggaggaggaggagacaaaCATACCAGGAGAGGAAG ACGAGTGTTTGATCGTCGATTCTGAGGCCGGAGCGCCGGCTCCCGCTGCCGAGGAGCACCGGCCTTCCTCTCAGAGTGCCAAAGAGGTGGCTGACTCTCTCCTCCACCTGGGTCAAGTCTCCACCGGCAGCACTGCGAGCGCGGCCGTTCAACagcctgttgccatggagaccaaAGATGTCAGCGTGGCAGCTGAACGGGATGAAGAAGTAAAGGACAAGCAGGAGGGGGGCACGAGTGAGGGCGAAGAGGAGGAGGCACCGACAGTTCAAGTGCTGGAGGAAGCATCTGTTCTCCAGAAGGAGGCGGAGCAAGAGCAAGAGCGGCACTTTGCCACGAGCAACCATGTTGGCGAAGGGTTCCACCTGGAGCCGACCAaaggtgaggaggaggaagagatggTGGTGTCGGTGCAGCAGACGCAGGAGACTGGAGAAGAAGATGGTGAGGAGGAGCACAGGAGGCGTTTCCTCTCCATCCGGGGTGTGCCGAGCGCTGTCCGAACCATCACCagcacagcagcagctcagggaaCACACGTCAAGACCGAAGAGCCAGGTCCTCCAGGGGACTACAACGGAACCAGTCCACTTGACAAATATCAGTCCTACAAACCGGGACTGCTTCAGAACAACAAACCCAGTCCTCCTCGGAGCTACGGCTCCCACCGGGCCAGCCCCCTGGAGGACTACTTCCCCCTCCCCCAACTCCACAAGGCCTCATCTTCAGCCTCCCCCGACATCATCGAAGTCCGCTCGGATAAAACAGACAGAGACTTTGATGAGTTGGACGAAGACGACGAgcaggatgatgacgacagcatgTCGCAGCGTTCGGCCGTGACTGACGAGTCGGAGATGTTCGACATGACCCGGGGGaacctgggccttctggagcagGCCATCGCCCTGAAGGCAGAGCAGGTGAAGTCGGCCGGCCCCAGAGAGCTCCTCCGCGCTCCAGACATCCACCATCAGAGATACTTCACTATCGAGGACGGGCCCAAGCACCTGGACATCATCCGTAAGACCTACTTCAGCAAAG AGAGGCCAGAGAAGAGAGAGAACAAGTGTCCCACGCCAGGCTGCGACGGCACCGGCCACGTGACCGGCCTTTACCCCCACCACCGCAGCCTGTCGGGCTGTCCGCACAAGGACAGGATCCCCCCAGAGA TTCTGGCCATGCATGAGAACGTGTTGAAGTGTCCGACTCCCGGCTGCACCGGACAGGGCCACGTCAACAGCAACCGTAACACACACCGCAG CCTCTCCGGTTGTCCCATCGCTGCTGCAGAGAAGCTGTCCAAGGGCCACGAAAAGCAGCACCTGTCTCCGCCTGGAGGAGAGCTCCTCAAGGGGAGTCCCAACGACAGAGTGCTGAG GCCCATGTGCTTCATCAAGCAGCTGGAGGTACCTCAGTATGGCAGCTACAGGCCCAACATGGCGCCCTCAACGCCTCGCGCCAACCTGGCGAAGGAGCTGGAGAAGTACTCCAAGGTCTCCTTCGATTATGCAAGCTTTGATGCCCAAGTTTTCGGGAAGCGAACGCTTGCTCCAAAGATGACCACCAGCGAAACTTCACCCAAAGCCTTCAAAA CGAAGCCCTCGTTTCCCAAGTCTCCGTCACCCAGCCTCAGTCTCCACGGTTACGGGAAAAGCTCCGTCCTAGCCTACGACTACTCCCATGACGCAGAAGCTGCTCACATGGCTGCCACCGCCATCCTTAACCTGTCCACGCGCTGTTGGGAGAAACCCGAGAACCTCAGCATCAAACCGCAGATCAAG GAACAGGACATCGAGGTGGACGAAAACGGCACCCTGGACCTAAGCATGAAGAAGCCAATAAAGCGAGAGGGTAGCCTGTCAGGCACCAGCCCCGGGGTTCGGTCACCagatccttcctcctcctcctcctcctcctctctccatcACAGCGGGATGACCTCACCAAACCTACATGCACACAAACAGGAGGACTGGGATGGACCTCTGGACTTCACCAAACCCAGCCGCCAAAGGGAAGAGGAAGTGGACGAG ATGGAGCACACGGGACTTTCATACGTGTCCTCGGACCCGGAGGACTGTGACCTGATGCAGGACAGCCCAGAGGACAGGAAGTACCCGGGGGAAGTGACCACCCCCAACTTCAAAGTCAAGCTTCAGCCCAAAGACAGCAAGAAGGAGCTGCTCTC GTGTCCCACACCTGGCTGCGATGGCAGTGGACACATTACTGGAAACTACGCTTCCCACCGCAG tctgtCTGGGTGTCCTCTCGCTGATAAGAGCCTTCGGTCCCTCATGGCGGCCCACACCCCTGAACTCAA GTGTCCCACCCCAGGATGCGACGGCTCAGGTCACATCACAGGAAACTACGCCTCTCACCGGAG TCTCTCTGGGTGCCCGCGTGCCAAGAAAAGTGGAATTAAAACTCCTACCAAGGACAACCAGGAGGACTCGGAGCTTTTAAA TAGATGCCCGTTGCCGGGCTGCGACAGTCTGGGTCACATCAGCGGGAAGTACGCCACGCACCGCAGCGCCTACGGGTGTCCTCTGGCAGCACGCCGGCAGAAGGAGGGGCTCCTGAACGGCACGCCCTTCAGCTGGAAGGCCTTCAAGTCCGAGGGGCCCACATGCCCCACCCCCGGGTGTGACGGCTCCGGACACGCCAACGGAAGCTTCCTCACACACCGCAG cctCTCAGGATGCCCCAGAGCTTTGTACGCCAAGAAGAAGGCCAAGTTCCCCTCGGAGGACTACCTGAGCACCAAGTTCAGAGCCACCGACG TTCTGGACAACGATGAGGACATCAAGCAGCTCAACAAGGAGATCAACGACCTGAACGAGTCCAACAACGAGATGGAGGCCGACATGGTCAACCTGCAGACTCAG